One Vigna unguiculata cultivar IT97K-499-35 chromosome 7, ASM411807v1, whole genome shotgun sequence genomic region harbors:
- the LOC114192299 gene encoding amino-acid permease BAT1 homolog isoform X3, with product MQYGWFIASAFTMLVALSMAEICSSYPTTGGLYYWSAKLAGPRWAPFASWITGWFNIIGQWAGTTSVDFSLAQLIQVIILLSTGGKNGGGYEASKYVVIAFHGGILLLHGIINSLPVSVISFLAQLGAIWNVLGVFVLMILIPSVTTERASVKFVFTHFNAENENGINSRPYIFLLGLLMSQYTLCGYDSSAHMTEETKGADRNGPKGLISSVGISIIVGWGYILAITFAVTDIHYLLSEDNDAGGYAIAEVFYLAFKRRYGNGSGGIVCLVMVGVAIFFCGMSSVTSNSRMAYAFSRDGAMPLSSLWHKVNKQEVPIHAVWLSVSVSFCMALTSLGSIVAFEAMVSIAVIALPIFFRVTLAQKHFVAGPFNLGRYGIIVGWAAVIWVVIISVLFSLPVSYPIAIQTFNYTPVAVGSLLVLVVAFWILTAHRWFKGPLTDVKNSTFSLS from the exons ATGCAATATGGGTGGTTCATAGCTTCTGCTTTCACCATGCTCGTTGCTCTGTCAATGGCTGAAATTTGTTCATCTTATCCAACCACTGGTGGTCTCTACTATTGGAGTGCTAAACTTGCTGGCCCTAGATGGGCACCCTTTGCTTCTTGGATTACTGGCTG GTTCAATATTATAGGCCAG TGGGCAGGGACAACAAGTGTGGATTTTTCACTTGCACAACTAATTCAAGTTATCATTCTCCTTAGCACTGGTGGAAAAAATGGTGGTGGATATGAGGCATCCAAGTATGTAGTTATTGCTTTTCATGGGGGAATATTGCTCCTCCACGGTATAATAAACAGTCTTCCTGTCTCAGTGATATCATTCTTAGCACAATTGGGTGCTATCTGGAATGTTTTAG GCGTTTTTGTGCTGATGATTCTGATTCCATCTGTGACAACCGAAAGGGCTAGTGTGAAGTTTGTTTTCACTCATTTCAATGCTGAAAATGAGAATGGAATTAACAGCAGACCCTACATATTTCTCTTGGGACTTCTAATGAGTCAGTATACCCTTTGTGGGTATGATTCATCAGCTCATATG ACAGAGGAAACAAAGGGTGCTGATAGAAATGGACCAAAAGGACTTATAAGCTCTGTTGGGATATCCATTATAGTTGGATGGGGTTATATTCTAGCCATTACCTTTGCAGTCACTGACATCCATTACCTTTTGAGTGAAGATAATGATGCTGGTGGGTATGCCATTGCTGAAGTGTTTTATCTAGCATTCAAGAGAAGATATGGCAATGGAAGTGGGGGCATTGTTTGCTTAGTAATGGTTGGTGTTGCCATATTTTTCTGTGGTATGAGTTCAGTTACCAGCAATTCAAG AATGGCTTATGCTTTCTCCAGAGATGGTGCCATGCCATTGTCATCATTGTGGCACAAAGTTAACAAACAGGAGGTTCCCATCCATGCAGTTTGGCTTTCTGTTTCAGTATCATTTTGCATGGCATTAACG TCTCTTGGTAGCATTGTGGCATTTGAAGCAATGGTGTCTATAGCTGTGATTGCCCTACCTATTTTTTTTAGGGTGACCTTGGCCCAAAAGCATTTTGTTGCAGGGCCTTTCAACTTGGGCCGTTACGGAATCATTGTGGGCTGGGCTGCAGTTATTTGGGTTGTGATAATCTCCGTATTGTTCTCGTTGCCTGTTTCGTACCCAATAGCCATCCAAACATTTAACTACACTCCTGTTGCCGTTGGATCTTTGCTTGTTCTTGTCGTCGCCTTCTGGATACTCACTGCTCACCGTTGGTTCAAAGGCCCTTTAACCGATGTTAAAAACTCTACTTTTTCATTGTCATGA
- the LOC114189632 gene encoding amino-acid permease BAT1 homolog: MVSEKVLPSHALASGHAPLDSGHARLRELGYKQELKRDLSVISNFAFSFSIISVLTGVTTLYNTGLNYGGPVSFVYGWFIASAFTMIVALSMAEICSSYPTSGGLYYWSAKLAGPRWAPFASWITGWFNIVGQWAVTTSVDFSLAQLIQVIILLSTGGKNGGGYEASKYVVIALHGGILLVHGIINSLPISLLSFLGQMAAIWNVLGVFVLTIVIPSVATERASAKFVFTHFNTENGEGISSRPYIFLLGLLMSQYTLTGFDASAHMTEETKDADRNGPKGIISAVGISIIVGWFYILGITFAVTDILSLLSEDNDAGGYAIAEVFYLAFKKRYGNGSGGIVCLVIVGVAIFFCGMSSVTSNSRMAYAFSRDGAMPFSSLWHQVNKQEVPIYAVWLSVSISFCMALTSLGSIVAFQAMVSIATIGLYIAYAFPIFFRVTLARKHFVPGPFNLGRYGVIVGWVAVLWVLTISILFSLPVSYPITAEKLNYTPVAVACLLIFVVSYWIISGRRWFKGPITNI, translated from the exons ATGGTCTCTGAAAAAGTACTTCCTTCTCATGCGCTCGCAAGTGGACACGCTCCACTTGATTCCGGCCATGCCCGTCTCAGAGAACTCGGTTACAAACAAGAACTCAAGCGTGATCTTTC GGTGATTTCGAATTTTGCGTTTTCGTTTTCTATTATTTCGGTGCTCACCGGAGTCACTACTCTTTACAACACTGGGTTGAACTACGGTGGCCCTGTTTCCTTCGTCTATGGTTGGTTCATTGCCTCTGCTTTCACCATGATTGTGGCGCTTTCAATGGCCGAGATTTGCTCCTCCTATCCCACTTCCGGTGGGCTTTACTATTGGAGCGCCAAGCTTGCTGGGCCCAGATGGGCTCCCTTCGCTTCATGGATCACCGGCTG GTTCAATATTGTGGGCCAG TGGGCAGTGACAACAAGCGTAGATTTTTCACTCGCACAACTGATTCAAGTCATTATTCTGCTTAGTACTGGTGGGAAAAATGGCGGTGGATATGAGGCATCTAAATATGTAGTTATTGCTCTCCATGGGGGAATCTTGCTCGTACACGGCATAATAAACAGTCTTCCTATCTCGTTGTTGTCATTCTTGGGACAAATGGCAGCTATTTGGAATGTTTTAG GTGTTTTTGTACTTACGATTGTGATTCCATCCGTTGCAACGGAAAGAGCAAGTGCCAAGTTTGTTTTCACTCATTTCAACACTGAAAATGGGGAGGGAATCAGCAGCAGACCTTACATATTTCTTTTGGGACTTCTGATGAGTCAGTATACCTTGACTGGGTTTGATGCATCAGCTCATATG ACAGAGGAAACCAAGGATGCTGATAGAAATGGACCGAAAGGAATTATCAGCGCTGTTGGGATATCCATTATTGTTGGATGGTTTTACATTCTAGGCATCACCTTTGCAGTCACCGACATCCTTAGCCTTTTGAGTGAAGATAATGATGCTGGTGGGTATGCCATTGCTGAAGTGTTTTATCTAGCATTCAAGAAAAGATATGGCAATGGAAGTGGGGGCATTGTTTGCTTAGTAATTGTTGGTGTTGCCATATTTTTCTGTGGCATGAGTTCAGTTACCAGCAACTCAAG AATGGCTTATGCTTTCTCTAGAGATGGTGCCATGCCATTTTCATCATTGTGGCACCAGGTTAACAAGCAGGAGGTTCCCATCTATGCAGTTTGGCTTTCCGTTTCAATATCATTTTGCATGGCATTAACG TCTCTTGGAAGCATAGTCGCTTTTCAGGCCATGGTGTCCATAGCAACCATTGGTCTCTATATTGCCTATGCCTTTCCCATATTCTTTAGGGTGACCTTGGCACGAAAGCATTTCGTTCCTGGGCCTTTCAACTTGGGCCGTTACGGAGTTATCGTGGGCTGGGTTGCTGTTCTTTGGGTGCTCACCATTTCCATACTATTCTCATTGCCAGTTTCCTACCCAATAACCGCAGAGAAGCTTAACTACACCCCTGTTGCTGTTGCATGTTTGCTTATTTTTGTAGTTTCTTACTGGATTATCAGTGGTCGTCGTTGGTTTAAAGGTCCAATTACTAATATCTAA
- the LOC114192299 gene encoding amino-acid permease BAT1 homolog isoform X1, with product MDSAAENMTLSSRVVAITKGDASSLDSGHARLLELGYKQELKRGLSAISNFSLSFSVISVLTGVTTLYNTGLNYGGPVSMQYGWFIASAFTMLVALSMAEICSSYPTTGGLYYWSAKLAGPRWAPFASWITGWFNIIGQWAGTTSVDFSLAQLIQVIILLSTGGKNGGGYEASKYVVIAFHGGILLLHGIINSLPVSVISFLAQLGAIWNVLGVFVLMILIPSVTTERASVKFVFTHFNAENENGINSRPYIFLLGLLMSQYTLCGYDSSAHMTEETKGADRNGPKGLISSVGISIIVGWGYILAITFAVTDIHYLLSEDNDAGGYAIAEVFYLAFKRRYGNGSGGIVCLVMVGVAIFFCGMSSVTSNSRMAYAFSRDGAMPLSSLWHKVNKQEVPIHAVWLSVSVSFCMALTSLGSIVAFEAMVSIAVIALPIFFRVTLAQKHFVAGPFNLGRYGIIVGWAAVIWVVIISVLFSLPVSYPIAIQTFNYTPVAVGSLLVLVVAFWILTAHRWFKGPLTDVKNSTFSLS from the exons ATGGATTCTGCTGCGGAAAACATGACACTTTCATCTCGTGTGGTTGCAATCACAAAGGGTGATGCTTCTTCACTCGATTCTGGGCATGCCCGTCTTCTAGAACTTGGTTACAAACAAGAACTCAAGCGTGGTCTTTC GGCCATTTCAAATTTCTCCCTCTCGTTTTCAGTGATATCGGTGCTCACTGGTGTCACCACCCTTTACAACACTGGGTTGAACTATGGTGGCCCCGTTTCAATGCAATATGGGTGGTTCATAGCTTCTGCTTTCACCATGCTCGTTGCTCTGTCAATGGCTGAAATTTGTTCATCTTATCCAACCACTGGTGGTCTCTACTATTGGAGTGCTAAACTTGCTGGCCCTAGATGGGCACCCTTTGCTTCTTGGATTACTGGCTG GTTCAATATTATAGGCCAG TGGGCAGGGACAACAAGTGTGGATTTTTCACTTGCACAACTAATTCAAGTTATCATTCTCCTTAGCACTGGTGGAAAAAATGGTGGTGGATATGAGGCATCCAAGTATGTAGTTATTGCTTTTCATGGGGGAATATTGCTCCTCCACGGTATAATAAACAGTCTTCCTGTCTCAGTGATATCATTCTTAGCACAATTGGGTGCTATCTGGAATGTTTTAG GCGTTTTTGTGCTGATGATTCTGATTCCATCTGTGACAACCGAAAGGGCTAGTGTGAAGTTTGTTTTCACTCATTTCAATGCTGAAAATGAGAATGGAATTAACAGCAGACCCTACATATTTCTCTTGGGACTTCTAATGAGTCAGTATACCCTTTGTGGGTATGATTCATCAGCTCATATG ACAGAGGAAACAAAGGGTGCTGATAGAAATGGACCAAAAGGACTTATAAGCTCTGTTGGGATATCCATTATAGTTGGATGGGGTTATATTCTAGCCATTACCTTTGCAGTCACTGACATCCATTACCTTTTGAGTGAAGATAATGATGCTGGTGGGTATGCCATTGCTGAAGTGTTTTATCTAGCATTCAAGAGAAGATATGGCAATGGAAGTGGGGGCATTGTTTGCTTAGTAATGGTTGGTGTTGCCATATTTTTCTGTGGTATGAGTTCAGTTACCAGCAATTCAAG AATGGCTTATGCTTTCTCCAGAGATGGTGCCATGCCATTGTCATCATTGTGGCACAAAGTTAACAAACAGGAGGTTCCCATCCATGCAGTTTGGCTTTCTGTTTCAGTATCATTTTGCATGGCATTAACG TCTCTTGGTAGCATTGTGGCATTTGAAGCAATGGTGTCTATAGCTGTGATTGCCCTACCTATTTTTTTTAGGGTGACCTTGGCCCAAAAGCATTTTGTTGCAGGGCCTTTCAACTTGGGCCGTTACGGAATCATTGTGGGCTGGGCTGCAGTTATTTGGGTTGTGATAATCTCCGTATTGTTCTCGTTGCCTGTTTCGTACCCAATAGCCATCCAAACATTTAACTACACTCCTGTTGCCGTTGGATCTTTGCTTGTTCTTGTCGTCGCCTTCTGGATACTCACTGCTCACCGTTGGTTCAAAGGCCCTTTAACCGATGTTAAAAACTCTACTTTTTCATTGTCATGA
- the LOC114192299 gene encoding amino-acid permease BAT1 homolog isoform X2 → MDSAAENMTLSSRVVAITKGDASSLDSGHARLLELGYKQELKRGLSAISNFSLSFSVISVLTGVTTLYNTGLNYGGPVSMQYGWFIASAFTMLVALSMAEICSSYPTTGGLYYWSAKLAGPRWAPFASWITGWFNIIGQWAGTTSVDFSLAQLIQVIILLSTGGKNGGGYEASKYVVIAFHGGILLLHGIINSLPVSVISFLAQLGAIWNVLGVFVLMILIPSVTTERASVKFVFTHFNAENENGINSRPYIFLLGLLMSQYTLCGYDSSAHMTEETKGADRNGPKGLISSVGISIIVGWGYILAITFAVTDIHYLLSEDNDAGGYAIAEVFYLAFKRRYGNGSGGIVCLVMVGVAIFFCGMSSVTSNSRMAYAFSRDGAMPLSSLWHKVNKQEVPIHAVWLSVSVSFCMALTGDLGPKAFCCRAFQLGPLRNHCGLGCSYLGCDNLRIVLVACFVPNSHPNI, encoded by the exons ATGGATTCTGCTGCGGAAAACATGACACTTTCATCTCGTGTGGTTGCAATCACAAAGGGTGATGCTTCTTCACTCGATTCTGGGCATGCCCGTCTTCTAGAACTTGGTTACAAACAAGAACTCAAGCGTGGTCTTTC GGCCATTTCAAATTTCTCCCTCTCGTTTTCAGTGATATCGGTGCTCACTGGTGTCACCACCCTTTACAACACTGGGTTGAACTATGGTGGCCCCGTTTCAATGCAATATGGGTGGTTCATAGCTTCTGCTTTCACCATGCTCGTTGCTCTGTCAATGGCTGAAATTTGTTCATCTTATCCAACCACTGGTGGTCTCTACTATTGGAGTGCTAAACTTGCTGGCCCTAGATGGGCACCCTTTGCTTCTTGGATTACTGGCTG GTTCAATATTATAGGCCAG TGGGCAGGGACAACAAGTGTGGATTTTTCACTTGCACAACTAATTCAAGTTATCATTCTCCTTAGCACTGGTGGAAAAAATGGTGGTGGATATGAGGCATCCAAGTATGTAGTTATTGCTTTTCATGGGGGAATATTGCTCCTCCACGGTATAATAAACAGTCTTCCTGTCTCAGTGATATCATTCTTAGCACAATTGGGTGCTATCTGGAATGTTTTAG GCGTTTTTGTGCTGATGATTCTGATTCCATCTGTGACAACCGAAAGGGCTAGTGTGAAGTTTGTTTTCACTCATTTCAATGCTGAAAATGAGAATGGAATTAACAGCAGACCCTACATATTTCTCTTGGGACTTCTAATGAGTCAGTATACCCTTTGTGGGTATGATTCATCAGCTCATATG ACAGAGGAAACAAAGGGTGCTGATAGAAATGGACCAAAAGGACTTATAAGCTCTGTTGGGATATCCATTATAGTTGGATGGGGTTATATTCTAGCCATTACCTTTGCAGTCACTGACATCCATTACCTTTTGAGTGAAGATAATGATGCTGGTGGGTATGCCATTGCTGAAGTGTTTTATCTAGCATTCAAGAGAAGATATGGCAATGGAAGTGGGGGCATTGTTTGCTTAGTAATGGTTGGTGTTGCCATATTTTTCTGTGGTATGAGTTCAGTTACCAGCAATTCAAG AATGGCTTATGCTTTCTCCAGAGATGGTGCCATGCCATTGTCATCATTGTGGCACAAAGTTAACAAACAGGAGGTTCCCATCCATGCAGTTTGGCTTTCTGTTTCAGTATCATTTTGCATGGCATTAACG GGTGACCTTGGCCCAAAAGCATTTTGTTGCAGGGCCTTTCAACTTGGGCCGTTACGGAATCATTGTGGGCTGGGCTGCAGTTATTTGGGTTGTGATAATCTCCGTATTGTTCTCGTTGCCTGTTTCGTACCCAATAGCCATCCAAACATTTAA